In a single window of the Pseudodesulfovibrio profundus genome:
- a CDS encoding type II 3-dehydroquinate dehydratase: MPNIKVLILNGPNLGHIGKRQPEIYGSETMDDMPVILDKLMGDSAKGVSIMNYQSNSEGKLIDRMEKAREEGVDGIVFNAGAYTHTSLAIADCLAWIEIPCVEVHISNIWARTDQPLRQQSIMGGNCIGVIAGFGILSYALAVQALYRHLTD; the protein is encoded by the coding sequence ATCAAGGTTTTGATCCTGAACGGCCCCAATCTGGGACACATCGGGAAGCGTCAGCCGGAAATTTATGGTTCTGAAACCATGGATGATATGCCTGTCATTCTTGATAAACTCATGGGGGATTCCGCGAAGGGGGTCTCCATAATGAATTATCAATCAAATAGTGAAGGAAAGTTGATTGATAGGATGGAGAAAGCCCGCGAAGAAGGCGTTGATGGTATAGTGTTTAATGCTGGAGCATACACTCATACCAGCTTGGCGATTGCTGATTGTCTTGCGTGGATTGAGATACCGTGTGTAGAGGTACACATCAGCAACATCTGGGCAAGGACAGATCAACCTTTGCGGCAGCAATCCATTATGGGGGGCAACTGCATTGGCGTCATTGCCGGATTCGGTATTCTGAGTTATGCCCTCGCTGTTCAGGCGTTGTACCGACATTTGACTGATTAA